Proteins from a single region of Aerococcus viridans:
- a CDS encoding lysophospholipid acyltransferase family protein produces MIYNILLTLISWFIQLINGPTKIDIDEAFDPEANYLVVGPHRSILDPIFIAMALRPKQIAFMAKKELLANKFLAWFFTTINIIPVDRENPSASTIKQAVRTIKEGEKYVGLFPTGSRYSDEIKDGAVSMAKMGKAEILPVTYQGPIGIRDLFTWKTTNRAKVRVGKPIQLPDVKRLSDEDNKAINQAIKDAFIENDRILDPNYTYDLAGVVAKREAKEAKK; encoded by the coding sequence ATGATTTATAATATTTTACTGACTTTAATATCCTGGTTTATCCAGTTAATTAATGGTCCAACCAAGATTGATATTGATGAGGCCTTCGATCCAGAAGCCAATTACTTAGTAGTTGGCCCTCACCGTTCAATCCTTGATCCAATCTTTATTGCCATGGCATTACGTCCTAAGCAAATAGCCTTTATGGCGAAGAAAGAATTATTAGCCAATAAATTTTTAGCCTGGTTCTTCACAACCATCAACATCATTCCAGTTGACCGTGAAAATCCTAGCGCTTCAACCATTAAACAAGCCGTTCGAACCATCAAAGAAGGCGAGAAATATGTTGGGCTTTTCCCAACTGGCTCTCGTTATTCAGATGAAATCAAAGACGGTGCCGTTTCAATGGCTAAGATGGGCAAGGCAGAAATTTTGCCTGTTACCTACCAAGGCCCAATTGGTATTCGTGATTTATTCACTTGGAAAACAACCAACCGTGCCAAAGTGCGTGTAGGTAAACCAATCCAATTACCGGATGTTAAACGATTAAGCGATGAAGACAACAAGGCAATCAATCAAGCCATAAAAGATGCTTTCATCGAAAATGACCGTATTCTAGATCCAAATTATACTTACGATCTAGCCGGTGTAGTCGCTAAACGCGAAGCTAAAGAAGCTAAGAAATAA
- a CDS encoding ABC transporter ATP-binding protein, producing the protein MENSSQTKFSLADQVRIFKGIIGFGKPYWLPFALSFVATAIVAAISAYLPIIIQRYLDEVLGTNSATLQVTIQVTVFYFGLTLLKVATYYFRDFTFKLTAEKTVANMRNTVYQKVVHLGMRYFDQTPNGSVVSRVTNDTETIKEFWQVFLSFFDGLLNIVAITYAMFTLDAGLALVFMAFVPVMFILIYIYQRQSTFIYGRMRVALSTLNAKLSESISGMNIIQNYGQQKRVMQEFDDVNQTYVRARVGMFKMNALLLQPAINLLEAIALVLVLYIFGFQDLQGVAINVGVVYAFTSYAKSFFQPMGQMMDSLSIFQDGMVSGSRVLALLDNPEMAPVSNPGAAGKVAEGHIQIKDLSFSYDEKKQVLHDINIDIKPGQTVAFVGQTGSGKSSIINVLMRFYEFNQGDILIDGQSIKDIPLKQLREDIGLVLQDSFMFYGDIAENIRLHGDYSDDMVRAAAQFVKADDFIESLDDGYHAKVIEGGAAFSTGQKQLLSFARSILREPKILVLDEATANIDTETEQKIQSGLANMRIGRTTIIIAHRLSTIKDADQIIVLKNGHIIEHGNHDDLIAQGGTYYNMYQLQTYSDAHQDIDEGETDDL; encoded by the coding sequence ATGGAGAATTCTAGTCAAACAAAGTTTTCACTAGCAGACCAGGTGCGGATCTTCAAAGGAATTATCGGATTTGGTAAACCGTACTGGCTACCCTTTGCCTTGTCCTTTGTGGCAACAGCAATCGTTGCAGCTATTTCAGCTTACCTACCCATTATTATCCAACGATATTTGGATGAAGTGTTGGGGACCAATTCAGCAACCCTACAAGTGACAATACAGGTCACAGTTTTTTATTTTGGCTTAACCTTATTAAAAGTAGCCACTTATTATTTTAGAGACTTTACCTTCAAATTGACGGCAGAAAAAACAGTGGCCAATATGCGAAACACTGTCTACCAAAAAGTAGTGCACTTAGGTATGCGGTACTTTGACCAAACACCGAACGGGTCAGTGGTTTCACGGGTGACTAACGATACCGAAACCATTAAAGAATTTTGGCAGGTCTTTCTATCCTTCTTTGACGGTTTACTGAATATTGTGGCTATTACTTATGCCATGTTTACGCTAGATGCTGGCTTGGCCCTTGTCTTCATGGCCTTTGTACCTGTAATGTTTATTTTGATTTATATCTACCAACGTCAATCGACTTTTATTTATGGCCGGATGCGGGTAGCGCTATCTACTTTGAACGCGAAATTAAGCGAGTCTATTTCTGGGATGAATATCATTCAAAACTATGGTCAACAAAAACGTGTAATGCAAGAATTCGATGACGTTAACCAAACTTATGTAAGAGCGCGTGTAGGTATGTTCAAAATGAATGCCTTGTTACTACAACCAGCCATCAACTTACTTGAAGCCATTGCCTTGGTCCTTGTCTTGTATATTTTTGGTTTCCAAGACTTGCAAGGGGTAGCCATTAATGTCGGGGTTGTATATGCCTTTACTTCTTACGCGAAATCCTTCTTCCAACCGATGGGTCAAATGATGGATTCTCTATCAATATTCCAAGATGGTATGGTATCTGGATCGCGAGTATTAGCCTTGCTAGACAATCCGGAAATGGCGCCAGTTTCTAATCCAGGAGCAGCTGGTAAAGTGGCTGAAGGGCATATTCAAATCAAGGACTTGTCATTTTCATATGACGAGAAAAAACAAGTGCTACATGATATCAATATCGATATTAAACCGGGACAAACAGTGGCCTTTGTTGGCCAAACTGGTTCTGGTAAATCGTCGATTATCAATGTCTTGATGCGGTTCTATGAATTCAATCAAGGGGACATTTTAATTGACGGCCAATCTATTAAAGATATCCCGCTAAAGCAACTGAGAGAAGATATCGGCTTAGTCTTACAAGATTCTTTCATGTTCTACGGGGATATCGCTGAAAACATCCGTCTGCACGGAGACTATTCTGATGATATGGTCAGAGCTGCAGCCCAATTCGTAAAAGCTGATGACTTTATCGAGTCCCTTGATGACGGCTATCACGCCAAAGTAATTGAAGGCGGGGCTGCATTCTCGACAGGGCAAAAACAATTGTTATCATTTGCCCGGTCAATCTTACGAGAACCTAAAATCTTGGTATTAGACGAAGCGACAGCCAATATCGATACCGAAACAGAGCAGAAAATCCAATCTGGTTTAGCTAATATGCGAATAGGTCGGACAACCATTATCATCGCCCATCGTTTATCAACAATTAAAGATGCAGACCAAATTATTGTCCTTAAAAATGGCCACATCATCGAGCACGGAAACCATGACGACTTGATTGCACAAGGTGGCACATATTATAATATGTATCAGTTGCAGACCTATTCGGATGCACATCAAGATATAGATGAAGGGGAAACCGATGATTTATAA
- a CDS encoding ABC transporter ATP-binding protein — MFSIFKKLGWFFKLRWKSYAFGITALVTCAILSAMTPRIVGNMVDQLSAGSLTGQLLITQTGLILLLAIIMYVLRYGWRTIIFGNSTLLESIMRNRLFSHFTKMDATFYHKYRTGDLMAHATNDLAALRFVAGGGILTLTDSISISVVTLFSMFVLIDWQLTLVTILPFPFLIVVARVLGRIINKRFRKSLEAFSSLNDEVQENVSGMKVIKTFGEEEDYYQDFVEKTDQVVEMNRKVYQADAAYTPMIEIITGLTYVLTIFFGTYFIQNGRITVGDLIAYISYLSMMAWPLIAVGHLVNTLERGNASWDRVSELLNEQPAIVEADQAITTPIQGDIHFDVQKFAYPDDGRTKLSDTRFHLKEGNMLGVVGRTGSSKTTIFKLLMRDYDQYEGQITYDGKDIKDFSLNTLSSAIGYVPQTNFLFSNTILENIRFGNPNLSEEEVIHYAKVADIHEDIMKFPEGYQTEVGERGVSLSGGQKQRIAIARALAVDPEYLIMDDSLSAVDAQTEENILTNLRQERANKTTIIAAQRLSSVMHAEEIIVMDKGTIIERGKHNELVLEDGWYAHTYNQQQLQRKISEGGASNGEF; from the coding sequence ATGTTTTCAATTTTTAAAAAATTGGGTTGGTTTTTTAAATTGCGGTGGAAGAGCTATGCCTTTGGGATAACGGCATTGGTTACCTGTGCGATTCTATCAGCTATGACCCCTAGAATTGTAGGGAATATGGTTGACCAGTTGTCAGCAGGCTCTTTAACTGGGCAATTATTAATCACTCAAACCGGCCTTATATTGTTATTGGCTATTATTATGTATGTACTTCGCTACGGTTGGCGGACAATTATTTTTGGGAATTCGACTTTACTAGAATCAATTATGCGTAATCGTTTGTTTAGTCATTTCACAAAAATGGACGCTACCTTTTACCATAAATATCGGACGGGTGACTTGATGGCCCATGCCACAAATGACTTAGCGGCCTTGCGTTTTGTTGCTGGTGGGGGGATTCTGACCTTAACGGATTCTATCTCCATTTCAGTCGTGACCTTGTTCTCTATGTTTGTCTTAATCGACTGGCAATTAACCCTAGTGACTATTCTGCCATTCCCATTTCTAATTGTGGTGGCCCGTGTTCTAGGTCGAATCATTAACAAGCGGTTCCGTAAATCGCTTGAAGCTTTTTCAAGTTTAAATGACGAAGTCCAAGAAAATGTTTCTGGGATGAAAGTCATCAAAACGTTCGGTGAAGAAGAAGACTACTACCAAGACTTCGTTGAAAAAACAGACCAGGTTGTCGAAATGAACCGTAAAGTTTACCAAGCAGATGCGGCTTACACGCCAATGATTGAGATTATCACTGGTTTAACTTATGTATTGACCATCTTCTTTGGGACTTACTTTATCCAAAACGGTCGGATAACAGTCGGTGACTTGATTGCCTACATTTCTTACTTGTCTATGATGGCTTGGCCTTTAATTGCGGTCGGTCACCTAGTCAATACGCTTGAGCGTGGTAACGCATCGTGGGACCGGGTGTCTGAATTATTGAACGAGCAGCCGGCTATCGTTGAAGCTGATCAAGCTATTACAACGCCGATTCAAGGGGATATCCATTTTGACGTTCAGAAATTTGCCTACCCAGATGATGGCCGGACGAAATTATCGGATACGCGTTTTCACCTGAAAGAGGGCAATATGCTTGGTGTAGTTGGTCGTACTGGGTCTAGCAAAACGACAATCTTCAAGTTGTTGATGCGTGATTATGACCAATACGAAGGTCAAATTACCTATGACGGCAAAGATATCAAAGATTTCAGTCTAAATACACTATCTTCAGCAATCGGATATGTACCGCAAACGAATTTCCTGTTTTCAAATACGATTTTAGAAAACATTCGTTTTGGGAATCCAAACCTATCTGAAGAAGAAGTCATTCACTATGCCAAAGTAGCGGATATCCACGAAGACATCATGAAATTCCCTGAAGGCTACCAAACGGAAGTTGGGGAACGTGGGGTGTCTTTATCAGGAGGGCAAAAACAACGGATTGCTATCGCTCGTGCCTTAGCGGTTGACCCAGAATACTTAATCATGGATGACTCGCTTTCAGCGGTAGACGCGCAAACAGAAGAAAATATCTTGACCAATTTACGGCAAGAACGTGCCAATAAAACAACGATTATTGCTGCTCAACGTCTATCTTCAGTGATGCATGCAGAAGAGATCATTGTCATGGACAAAGGGACGATTATTGAACGCGGTAAACATAACGAATTAGTCCTTGAAGACGGTTGGTATGCCCATACTTATAACCAACAACAATTACAAAGAAAAATTAGCGAAGGTGGTGCTTCTAATGGAGAATTCTAG